TAgactttaaatattataatttattttcaaaaatatttttggttggAGAATGTTCGACGCACTTAAAATGCTTGTAAATAAATTGAAGTTATTGCCGATAATAAAAAAACTAGTTATATAGTGAtcctaaaataatttatttttacaaataaaaaaacattaataattaaGAGATACTTTAGGTTAAAAATTAGAGTTATATTAGTTTTAAAAAGGGATTGGcttgtatcttttgaaaaataaatattactccattttaaaaaaagaataaaatattacttaagaaaattttaataataaaagttacAAGTTAAAGGTTGGCTAAAGTAATAGTAATAGATATGTAGtcaattattttcttcttttttatattataaagaaTAGACGTTgagaataaaataggcttttaagctTCTCCGAGAATAGGAAATGTATCCCATATTATTATTTGTAGtgagaataaattttaaaaaaatattcattttttgaGATATTTGTACCAAATTCATGCGACACAGAAAAAGATCTGAcaatatttttctaagtataataaGATTAAAGTGGAAATTCATAGCTTGCCGATAAAATCAATGCCAAACTTTGTTTCTCCCGTAGAGAAATTACAAAAGCTTATAACAATGTAAATTATCTTCTCTAAATAGGAATGAGTTATTTCATTTCTATTGTAGATCACCATCTTCAAGAAAAAACATTGATGTATTTTACTTTctttataaaaatagaaatactCACCATAGAAATTTGAAATTACAAAATAATCATTTATGTGATTCAAAACTAAAAGGATAAAGAGCAGTAGAGCAAAAGACGAGTAAATTaataaacatgattttattgataTGCAATTCTTACACAAATCAAACATAGAATATAAATTTTCATTATTTAATCCTCTTCAATGTGTGTACTAATTCAAGCAGACGAAGATCAAAATGCGGAAGGGGTTGGGGCTGGTGGGTGATGATGGTGATGCTTCTTGGCTTTTTTGTGATGACGATCCAAATCAAGAGAATCAATAGAGGAGGAAGATTGTGATCGAGCTGGGGAAGGGGTTGGGGCTGATGGGTGGTGGCGATGATGTTTCTTGTGGTGATGATCCACATCAAAGGAATCATTAATTAAAGAAGATGGTGATTGAATAGGGGAATGGATAGGGGctgatggatgatgatgatgatgatgtttcttGCCATGATGCTCTAGATCAACGGAATCAATATGGACGGAAGATGGTGACTGAACAGGAGAAGGGCTTGGGGTTGATGGATGATGACGATGATGTCTCTTGTGATGACGATCTATATCTATAGAATCAATAGAGGAGGTATAGGTTGATTGACTAGGAGAAGGGGATGGGGATGATGGGTGATGTCTAGGATGTTTTTTGTGATGATGATCCAAATCAAGAGAATCAAAAGAGTAAGAAGATTGTGAATGAACAGGGGATGGAGTTGGAGCTGATGGGTGATGTTTTGCGTGTTTTTTGTGAGTATAAACCCCTTTAGCAAAGCCCATGAAAGAGCTCACTTGAAGTAAGACTACTACTAAGATTAAAATTTTGGCCATGTCTCTATGCAAGATACAATAACCAAAAGTGATGGTGAAGCAATATTGATATGTTGTGAGCTCCTGAAAGATGTTATTTATAGGAGCTTATGTCAAGAATATGTGTTAAAATACACTATGTACCTGGTCAAAAAAACTTAACGTCTAGAAATTTTAAAATAGGTTagttgaaaactttatttttaattattaaaagtgttcAAGAAAGATATTAATAAATACACATTATAATATGATGACGATTTTTACGAAAAGTTATAtttattctttgaatattttaagaaataCTCCCTTTTGACctataaataataaatagtttttgTTTTAGAAGCATTGAATAATCCATTTATTTTCTCTATATAACATTGTCACGTTTCTCTAATAATTCTGACCAAagacacaattttttttaatcatatcgAGTATTAATAAATAATACTCCCTCTGGTCCTATTTATTAGAAAATATTCCCTTTttaaatacattgaataaataatgtatctggacaatatattgtccagatacattatttattcaatgtatctaaaaaatgAATCTTCTCTTATAATTAGGACCGGAGGTAGTAATACATTTTGTCATTTATTCCTATAAACCATGTATATATTCATAATACTTTAAAatagatatatattattatattataaagaaaaaaaaagagaaactttatttgaatttttaaaaactttaattattatattattaataattttaatatatatattttttttttgttttttataacacattttttaaaaaaataaatactatttttgatGTACTTTACCCTTATTCAAAACATATTTAGTATTGAGTCAAAGTAATAATAAATTTGATGAAATgtatatcaataatatataacattttaatacaatttaatttttaaaaaattgttgatttataaaAATCAACAACTTGTTTACATTAATATACAAATATGAATAAATTTAGAGTTAGAGATTGAACTTTGGATCAACAATTTACACTCATTTAACTCAACTAGCACTTAATAGTTGAGCTACCTCACCCGTcccaatatatttaattttaggtGGAAATATAgactttaaatattataatttattttcaaaaatatttttggttggAGAATGTTCGACGCACTTAAAATGCTTGTAAATAAATTGAAGTTATTGCCGATAATAAAAAAACTAGTTATATAGTGAtcctaaaataatttatttttacaaataaaaaaacattaataattaaGAGATACTTTAGGTTAAAAATTAGAGTTATATTAGTTTTAAAAAGGGATTGGcttgtatcttttgaaaaataaatattactccattttaaaaaaagaataaaatattacttaagaaaattttaataataaaagttacAAGTTAAAGGTTGGCCCAAAGTAATAGTAATAGATATGTAGtcaattattttcttcttttttatattataaagaaTAGACGTTgagaataaaataggcttttaagctTCTCCGAGAATAGGAAATGTATCCCATATTATTATTTGTAGtgagaataaattttaaaaaaatattcattttttgaGATATTTGTACCAAATTCATGCGACACAGAAAAAGATCTGAcaatatttttctaagtataataaGATTAAAGTGGAAATTCATAGCTTGTCGATAAAATCAATGTCAAACTTTGTTTCTCCCGTAGAGAAATTACAAAAGCTTATAACAATGTAAATTATCTTCTCTAAATAGGAATGAGTTATTTCATTTCTATTGTAGATCACCATCTTTAAGAAAAAACATTGATGTATTTTACTTTctttataaaaatagaaatactCAACATAGAAATTTGAAATTACAAAATAATCATTTATGTTATTCAAAACTAAAAGGATAAAGAGCAGTAGAGCAAAAGACGAGTAAATTAATAAACATGATTTGATTGATATGCAATTCTTACACAAATTAAACATAGAATATAAATTTTCATTATTTAATCCTCTTCAATGTGTGTACTAATTCAAGCAGACGAAGATCAAAATGCGGAAGGGGTTGCGGCTGGTGGGTGATGATGGTGATGCTTCTTGGGTTTTTTGTGATGACGATCCAAATCAAGAGAATCAATAGAGGAGGAAGATTGTGATCGAGCTGGGGAAGGGGTTGGGGCTGATGGGTGGTGGCGATGATGTTTCTTGTGGTGATGATCCACATCAAAGGAATCATTAATTAAAGAAGATGGTGATTTAATAGGGGAATGGATAGGGGctgatggatgatgatgatgatgatgtttcttGCCATGATGGTCTAGATCAACGGAATCAATATGGACGGAAGATGGTGACTGAATAGGAGAAGGGCTTGGGGTTGATGGATGATGACGATGATGTCTCTTGTGATGACGATCTAAATCTATAGAATCAATAGAGGAGGTATAGGTTGATTGACTAGGAGAAGGGGATGGGGATGATGGGTGATGTCTAGGATGTTTTTTGTGATGATGATCCAAATCAAGAGAATCAAAAGAGTAAGAAGATTGTGAATGAACAGGGGATGGAgttggagctgataggtgatgtTTTGCGTGTTTTTTGTGAGTATAAACCCCTTTAGCAAAGCCCATGAAAGAGCTCACTTGAAGTAAGACTACTACTAAGATTAAAATTTTGGCCATGTCTCTATGCAAGATACAATAACCAAAAGTGATGGTGAAGCAATATTGATATGTTGTGAGCTCCTGAAAGATGTTATTTATAGGAGCTTATGTCAAGAATATGTGTCACAATACACTATGTACCTGGTCAAAAAAACTTAACGTCTAGAAATTTTAAAATAGGTTagttgaaaactttatttttaattattaaaagtgtttCAAGAAAGATATT
The Vicia villosa cultivar HV-30 ecotype Madison, WI linkage group LG6, Vvil1.0, whole genome shotgun sequence genome window above contains:
- the LOC131613293 gene encoding uncharacterized protein LOC131613293, yielding MAKILILVVVLLQVSSFMGFAKGVYTHKKHAKHHPSAPTPSPVHSQSSYSFDSLDLDHHHKKHPRHHPSSPSPSPSQSTYTSSIDSIDIDRHHKRHHRHHPSTPSPSPVQSPSSVHIDSVDLEHHGKKHHHHHHPSAPIHSPIQSPSSLINDSFDVDHHHKKHHRHHPSAPTPSPARSQSSSSIDSLDLDRHHKKAKKHHHHHPPAPTPSAF
- the LOC131613294 gene encoding uncharacterized protein LOC131613294, whose translation is MAKILILVVVLLQVSSFMGFAKGVYTHKKHAKHHLSAPTPSPVHSQSSYSFDSLDLDHHHKKHPRHHPSSPSPSPSQSTYTSSIDSIDLDRHHKRHHRHHPSTPSPSPIQSPSSVHIDSVDLDHHGKKHHHHHHPSAPIHSPIKSPSSLINDSFDVDHHHKKHHRHHPSAPTPSPARSQSSSSIDSLDLDRHHKKPKKHHHHHPPAATPSAF